In Mastigocladopsis repens PCC 10914, a single window of DNA contains:
- the mtnA gene encoding S-methyl-5-thioribose-1-phosphate isomerase: MNSPTNQVYPVIWHNESVSLIDQTRLPREYGFVEIHRCEDMARAIKTMIVRGAPAIGVAAAYGMYLGAREIETNNRDEFLNHLEKVAQLLRSTRPTAVNLFWAISRMLKIAYESLGTVEEIKQNLLNTAQTINAEDLQTCYAIGDYGLAALPKTPEKLTILTHCNAGALATAGYGTALGVVRSAFREGRLERVFADETRPRLQGAKLTTWECVQEGIPVTLITDSMAAHCMKQGLIDVVVVGADRIAANGDTANKIGTYSLAIIAKAHNIPFYVAAPLSTVDFSLHDGRKIPIEERTPEEIYKVGSTILTPNGVEFYNPAFDVTPAELIAAIITENGVFAPGELANSQVKQVA, from the coding sequence ATGAACTCTCCCACAAACCAGGTTTACCCTGTTATTTGGCACAACGAATCGGTTTCACTGATTGACCAAACCCGCTTGCCCAGAGAGTATGGGTTTGTTGAAATTCACCGTTGCGAAGATATGGCACGGGCAATTAAAACCATGATTGTACGAGGTGCGCCTGCAATTGGCGTGGCTGCAGCATACGGAATGTATCTTGGGGCAAGGGAAATTGAAACCAACAACCGCGATGAGTTTTTGAATCACTTGGAGAAAGTGGCACAACTGTTGCGTTCCACTCGTCCAACAGCGGTGAATTTGTTTTGGGCAATTTCACGGATGCTGAAAATCGCCTATGAATCTCTTGGAACAGTAGAAGAAATCAAACAAAACCTCCTAAACACTGCCCAAACCATCAATGCGGAAGATTTACAAACCTGTTATGCAATTGGCGACTACGGTTTAGCAGCCTTGCCCAAGACTCCAGAAAAACTAACAATACTCACCCATTGCAACGCAGGAGCATTAGCAACCGCAGGTTATGGCACCGCTTTGGGTGTCGTGCGTTCTGCTTTTCGAGAAGGGCGTTTAGAGCGTGTGTTTGCCGACGAAACGCGCCCTCGCTTGCAAGGTGCAAAACTGACGACATGGGAATGTGTCCAAGAAGGCATTCCAGTCACGTTAATTACTGACAGCATGGCGGCTCATTGCATGAAGCAGGGTTTGATTGATGTCGTAGTTGTCGGTGCTGACAGAATCGCTGCTAACGGAGACACAGCCAACAAAATTGGTACATATAGTTTAGCAATCATAGCTAAAGCACATAATATTCCTTTCTATGTTGCTGCACCCCTTTCCACGGTTGATTTTTCTTTACACGACGGCAGGAAAATTCCAATTGAAGAACGCACTCCAGAGGAGATATATAAAGTCGGCAGCACCATCCTCACACCAAATGGCGTAGAATTTTACAATCCAGCTTTTGATGTCACACCAGCTGAACTCATTGCAGCAATCATCACAGAGAATGGCGTCTTCGCTCCAGGAGAGTTAGCAAACTCTCAGGTCAAGCAAGTTGCTTAA
- a CDS encoding acyltransferase, whose translation MNSRIFFLNWKRLQESLLTNLLRNIPTKAVGSNIRNLLYRTIFAHIGSSVYIEDGVKFINTSCIEVGNGVYILQGVSINATGDPNNRVYLGNKVTLEHGVDIRALKDTCIYIDEGTFIGPYVCLAGPGNIKIGKRCLIAAHIGIFANNHIFDDPTQDIEDQGVTRQGIKIEDNCWLGHGVTVLDGVTIGKGSVIGAGAVVTKDIPPFSVAVGVPAKVIKSRQEKEVLNLN comes from the coding sequence ATGAATAGCAGAATATTTTTTTTAAACTGGAAGCGTTTACAAGAAAGTTTATTGACCAACTTGTTAAGGAATATCCCCACAAAAGCGGTGGGCAGTAACATACGAAATCTGCTATATCGTACTATTTTTGCCCATATTGGTAGTTCAGTTTATATTGAAGACGGCGTTAAATTTATAAACACTTCGTGTATAGAAGTTGGAAATGGGGTGTACATTCTACAAGGTGTTAGTATAAATGCGACAGGAGACCCAAACAATAGAGTTTATCTTGGAAATAAAGTAACCCTGGAGCATGGCGTTGATATTAGGGCATTGAAAGATACCTGCATCTACATTGATGAAGGTACATTTATTGGTCCTTACGTTTGTTTAGCAGGTCCAGGGAACATCAAAATTGGCAAGCGGTGTCTCATTGCAGCGCATATAGGAATATTTGCCAACAATCACATTTTTGACGACCCTACACAGGATATCGAAGACCAAGGTGTGACACGCCAGGGAATTAAGATTGAAGATAACTGTTGGCTAGGGCATGGGGTGACTGTATTAGATGGTGTGACTATTGGTAAAGGTAGTGTCATTGGCGCAGGAGCTGTTGTGACCAAAGATATTCCCCCGTTTTCTGTGGCTGTGGGAGTACCTGCAAAAGTCATTAAAAGTCGGCAGGAAAAAGAAGTGCTTAATTTAAATTAA
- a CDS encoding acyltransferase translates to MNREPSLSKLQRLQELLVISLLGGLPTIVLGPKLRNLVYRTIFASIGKQVYIQEGVEFLSASYVEIGNGVFIFKGARLDARGHQNNRIYLGNGVAIERNVNIGRLEDSYIEIGQETFVGPGVCIAGPGDIRIGKRCLIAANSGIYANNHNFADPIEPIKYQGISRKGIVIEDDCWLGHGVAVLDGVTIGEGSVIGAGAVVTKDIPPYSVAVGVPAKVIKSRTSKQLVNTRD, encoded by the coding sequence ATGAATAGAGAGCCATCTTTGTCAAAGTTGCAGCGCTTGCAAGAGCTTTTAGTTATTAGTTTACTAGGAGGTTTGCCAACAATTGTATTGGGACCAAAGCTCCGAAATCTAGTGTATCGTACCATTTTTGCCAGTATAGGTAAGCAGGTTTATATTCAGGAAGGTGTTGAATTTCTCAGTGCTTCTTATGTTGAAATAGGGAATGGGGTGTTTATTTTTAAAGGTGCTCGTCTAGATGCACGAGGACATCAAAACAATAGAATCTATTTGGGCAATGGAGTAGCCATTGAACGTAACGTTAACATCGGACGTTTGGAGGACTCGTACATAGAGATTGGTCAAGAAACTTTTGTTGGCCCTGGCGTTTGTATTGCTGGACCTGGAGATATCAGAATAGGTAAGCGGTGTCTTATTGCAGCAAACTCTGGAATATATGCAAACAATCATAATTTTGCAGATCCCATAGAGCCAATTAAATACCAAGGTATTTCTCGTAAGGGAATTGTGATAGAGGATGACTGCTGGCTAGGACATGGCGTAGCAGTCTTAGACGGAGTGACTATTGGTGAGGGTAGTGTTATTGGTGCAGGAGCTGTTGTTACCAAAGATATTCCCCCGTACTCAGTCGCTGTGGGAGTACCTGCAAAAGTTATCAAAAGCCGAACTAGCAAGCAACTGGTGAACACAAGAGACTAA